A genomic window from Zootoca vivipara chromosome Z, rZooViv1.1, whole genome shotgun sequence includes:
- the DOLK gene encoding dolichol kinase, with product MGWFLLSLLGRALRYKRAFDSGGNRQTDTHRERPHLKILDQNKQLPGFSEHRECNSLAGTMLSKQPILVESLIMFTIVLCVHSTVWDRFSWCSIALAIQAFYIQFKWDNLLRLGSAVFQFRAGANSGLFPACMAVPLLGIVMKERCQVAGIVYFERFGIIVASTGMIIALFLSVIALGVTKPVPTNTCIISGIAGSLIIYTMKHSLTVSEVIEVLEVLLIFVYLSMILLYLLPRCFTPGEALLVLTGISFVLNQLIKRSLNVTESRGDPIDFFLLVVVIGVVLLGIFFTALFFFMDSGTWISSMFFHMMTAVLGLGVVMPWLYRLIRQNPLFWLSQFLSQTQTRVYLLSYWILLAALACTVVLYQNAKRSSGSKKHQASTITRKYFHFIVVATYVPGLIYDRQLLYVAAVVCLAVFILLEYIRYFTIKPLGHTLRNLLSLFLDERDSGPLILTHIYLLLGMSLPVWLFPRPCASKATLPGAGALAPYSGVLAVGIGDSVASIFGSTVGEIKWPGTKKTFEGTMMGIFAQIIAVAIILIFDSGVDLNASYSWILASISLVSLLEAYTTQVDNLLLPLYLQILLMT from the coding sequence TTTGACAGTGGgggaaacagacagacagacacacacagagagagaccgcATTTGAAAATATTGGACCAGAACAAACAGCTGCCAGGGTTCTCTGAGCACAGGGAGTGCAACAGTCTGGCTGGCACCATGCTAAGCAAGCAACCCATCCTTGTGGAATCCCTCATCATGTTCACCATCGTGCTTTGTGTGCACAGCACAGTCTGGGATCGCTTTTCCTGGTGCTCCATTGCACTTGCAATCCAAGCTTTCTATATCCAGTTTAAATGGGACAACCTCCTCCGCCTGGGCAGCGCTGTCTTCCAGTTTCGGGCAGGAGCAAACAGTGGCCTCTTCCCAGCTTGCATGGCTGTCCCATTGCTGGGCATTGTGATGAAAGAGAGGTGCCAAGTGGCTGGTATCGTGTACTTTGAGCGTTTTGGCATCATTGTAGCCTCCACTGGCATGATCATCGCCCTGTTCCTCTCTGTGATAGCGCTCGGTGTAACTAAACCTGTGCCAACAAATACCTGCATCATCTCTGGCATTGCTGGCAGCCTGATCATCTACACCATGAAGCACTCGTTGACGGTCTCTGAAGTGATTGAGGTCCTGGAGGTCTTGCTTATCTTTGTCTACCtcagtatgatactgctttactTGCTGCCTCGATGCTTCACTCCCGGTGAGGCTCTGCTCGTCCTGACAGGAATAAGCTTCGTCCTCAATCAGCTCATCAAACGTTCTCTGAACGTAACCGAAAGCAGAGGGGACCCAATTGACTTCTTCCTCCTGGTGGTGGTGATCGGGGTGGTTCTCCTTGGGATATTCTTCACTGCCCTCTTTTTCTTCATGGATTCTGGGACCTGGATCTCCTCCATGTTCTTCCATATGATGACAGCGGTGCTGGGTCTGGGGGTTGTCATGCCGTGGCTCTACCGCCTGATTCGGCAGAACCCCCTCTTTTGGCTCTCCCAGTTCCTCTCTCAAACACAGACCAGAGTTTATCTCCTCTCCTACTGGATCCTCCTGGCTGCTTTGGCATGCACAGTGGTTCTCTATCAAAACGCCAAGAGGTCATCTGGTTCTAAGAAACACCAAGCATCAACCATAACCAGGAAATACTTCCATTTCATTGTGGTAGCAACGTATGTCCCAGGACTAATCTACGACCGCCAGCTCCTCTACGTGGCTGCTGTGGTGTGCTTGGCAGTTTTCATTCTTCTTGAGTACATCAGATACTTCACCATCAAACCCTTGGGGCACACCCTCAGGaacttgctctctctctttttggatgAACGGGACAGTGGGCCTTTGATCTTGACTCACATCTATCTTCTGCTGGGGATGTCCCTCCCTGTTTGGCTGTTCCCCAGACCTTGTGCCTCAAAGGCTACTTTGCCTGGGGCTGGGGCCCTGGCCCCTTACTCTGGGGTGCTTGCTGTGGGCATTGGGGACTCAGTAGCTTCTATTTTCGGGAGCACAGTGGGGGAGATCAAATGGCCGGGGACCAAGAAGACCTTTGAAGGCACCATGATGGGCATATTTGCCCAGATCATTGCTGTTGCCATCATTCTGATCTTTGACAGTGGTGTCGATCTAAATGCCAGCTACTCCTGGATTCTGGCATCTATTAGTTTGGTTTCCCTTTTGGAAGCCTACACTACCCAAGTGGACAATTTACTTCTGCCTCTCTACCTCCAAATACTACTGATGACTTAG